One segment of Leptospiraceae bacterium DNA contains the following:
- the secE gene encoding preprotein translocase subunit SecE has product MKAITFLQECRAELQKVQWPSREEVINSTMVVLGTVIVFSLFLFVSDSLFVRLLKWFWSLSG; this is encoded by the coding sequence ATGAAAGCAATAACATTTTTACAAGAGTGTAGAGCAGAACTACAAAAAGTCCAGTGGCCTTCTAGAGAAGAAGTTATCAACTCTACAATGGTTGTTTTAGGAACAGTGATAGTATTTTCCCTGTTTTTGTTTGTATCTGACTCTCTATTTGTAAGACTCCTCAAGTGGTTTTGGAGTCTTTCGGGTTAA
- the nusG gene encoding transcription termination/antitermination factor NusG — MMAIKWYALQVYSGHENKVKTNIEKMVAQHSLEEKITQIKIPTMEVAEMRNGKKTITKKKLMPGYVLIEMDMDPDTQFRVQNLPSVSTFVGNKVPEPLTLEEIKNLFNEMGDVKSEETTKPRLLFNVGETLKIVDGPFANFSGIVDEIFPDKGRLRVKVEIFGRSTPVELDFLQVGKS, encoded by the coding sequence ATTATGGCAATTAAGTGGTACGCATTACAAGTTTATTCTGGTCATGAAAACAAAGTCAAGACCAACATTGAGAAGATGGTAGCTCAGCATTCGTTAGAGGAAAAAATCACTCAGATTAAAATTCCTACTATGGAAGTTGCTGAGATGCGCAATGGCAAAAAAACCATCACCAAGAAAAAACTTATGCCTGGATATGTATTGATTGAAATGGATATGGATCCAGATACCCAGTTTAGAGTGCAGAACCTTCCCTCTGTTTCTACTTTTGTAGGAAACAAGGTTCCAGAACCTCTGACGTTGGAAGAGATCAAAAATCTCTTTAACGAAATGGGTGATGTGAAATCAGAGGAAACTACGAAACCACGCCTTCTTTTCAATGTAGGTGAGACCCTGAAGATTGTAGACGGTCCGTTTGCAAATTTCAGTGGAATAGTAGACGAGATTTTTCCAGACAAGGGAAGGCTTCGTGTTAAGGTAGAGATATTCGGACGCTCTACCCCAGTAGAATTGGATTTTTTACAAGTAGGAAAAAGTTAA
- the rplK gene encoding 50S ribosomal protein L11, whose amino-acid sequence MAAKKFVKQIKLQVEAGKANPAPPVGPALGQAGLNIMEFCKQFNEKTKTQIGMKLPVVISVFSDKSFTFVTKSPPAALLVKKAIGIESGSGTPHVTKVGTITRKQLEEIAKTKQADLNANDLDAAVNIIAGTCRSMGVTVAG is encoded by the coding sequence ATGGCAGCTAAAAAATTTGTTAAACAGATAAAATTACAAGTAGAAGCAGGGAAAGCAAATCCTGCGCCTCCAGTTGGACCTGCTCTTGGTCAAGCTGGTCTCAATATCATGGAATTTTGTAAACAATTCAATGAGAAAACTAAAACACAGATTGGCATGAAACTCCCAGTTGTAATAAGTGTATTTAGCGATAAAAGTTTTACATTCGTAACCAAATCTCCACCAGCTGCACTCCTTGTGAAAAAAGCCATTGGAATTGAATCTGGCTCTGGAACTCCTCATGTTACCAAAGTAGGGACAATTACAAGAAAACAATTGGAAGAAATTGCGAAAACGAAGCAAGCTGATTTAAATGCTAACGATTTAGATGCAGCGGTAAATATCATTGCAGGAACATGCCGATCAATGGGCGTGACTGTCGCAGGTTAA
- a CDS encoding 50S ribosomal protein L1: MKRGKKYKALKDKVNREKLYNLADAIALAKETSYTKFDGSIEIATQVNYKSLQNIRGTVSLPHGTGKTVRVLVFCKGDKQTEAKNAGAEFVGDMDLIAKVAGGWTDFDACVATPDMMKEVGKLGPVLGRKGLMPKPKAGTVTNDVSKAVTELKSGKVEYRPDKGGVIHLGVGKVSFDKQKLVENITTVVTTLFKDRPSDAKGDYLKNFAVSATMGIGVKVDAKELANSVN; encoded by the coding sequence ATGAAACGCGGTAAAAAATACAAAGCACTAAAAGATAAAGTAAATAGAGAAAAATTATACAACCTAGCTGATGCAATCGCTTTAGCCAAAGAAACATCTTATACAAAATTTGATGGATCAATTGAAATTGCTACGCAAGTAAATTACAAAAGTTTACAGAATATTCGTGGAACGGTTTCGCTTCCACATGGAACCGGAAAAACAGTTCGTGTTCTTGTATTCTGCAAAGGTGACAAACAAACCGAAGCAAAAAATGCTGGTGCTGAGTTTGTAGGTGATATGGATTTAATTGCAAAAGTAGCTGGCGGTTGGACTGATTTTGATGCTTGTGTGGCTACTCCAGACATGATGAAGGAAGTTGGTAAACTTGGACCAGTTCTTGGACGTAAAGGACTAATGCCAAAACCAAAAGCTGGAACTGTTACAAATGACGTTTCTAAGGCAGTAACCGAACTTAAAAGTGGGAAAGTAGAATACCGTCCAGACAAAGGTGGAGTAATTCACCTAGGTGTTGGAAAGGTATCTTTTGACAAACAAAAGTTAGTTGAGAATATCACAACTGTAGTCACTACTTTATTCAAAGACAGACCATCCGATGCAAAAGGTGATTACCTTAAGAATTTTGCAGTGAGTGCAACTATGGGTATTGGTGTAAAAGTAGATGCTAAAGAATTAGCAAATTCTGTGAATTAA
- a CDS encoding 50S ribosomal protein L10, with product MANQENIAAVAELKSKLEAKPNFILAAYSGLTVKNMTDLRANLRKEGSEMKVLKNNLFLRALKESKNHSSQNVDFGAEYKGPLAAIFSSDNLPTVAKICKDFAKANEKLVMKGGFFDGAVLDTKGVEGIAGLPSREELLTQIAFGMNNVMSTLARAINAVAEKNAGGAVEAPAAE from the coding sequence ATGGCAAATCAAGAAAACATCGCAGCAGTAGCTGAATTAAAATCTAAACTAGAAGCGAAACCAAATTTTATTTTAGCGGCATACAGTGGTTTAACTGTAAAAAATATGACTGACTTAAGAGCTAACCTAAGAAAAGAAGGCTCAGAAATGAAAGTTCTTAAAAACAACTTGTTTTTGAGAGCATTGAAAGAGTCAAAAAATCACAGTTCCCAAAATGTTGATTTTGGAGCAGAATACAAAGGTCCTCTAGCGGCTATTTTTTCTTCCGATAATTTACCAACAGTTGCTAAGATATGCAAAGATTTTGCAAAAGCAAATGAAAAGTTAGTTATGAAGGGTGGCTTTTTTGATGGAGCAGTTCTAGATACAAAGGGTGTAGAAGGTATCGCGGGACTTCCATCCAGAGAAGAACTCTTAACTCAAATCGCATTCGGAATGAATAATGTAATGTCTACTCTCGCAAGAGCAATCAATGCTGTGGCTGAGAAAAACGCAGGTGGAGCAGTAGAAGCGCCGGCAGCCGAGTAA
- the rplL gene encoding 50S ribosomal protein L7/L12 encodes MSTESLLEQIGNLTLVQAAELVKAMEAKFGISAAAPVMVAGGGGGGAPVAEEPTEVSVILKAHGDKKIDVIKAVREITGLGLKEAKDLVEAGNKPVKEGISPDEANTIKKKLEEVGAQVEIKK; translated from the coding sequence ATGTCAACAGAAAGTTTATTAGAGCAAATCGGAAATCTTACTTTAGTTCAGGCGGCTGAACTAGTAAAAGCTATGGAAGCTAAGTTTGGTATCTCTGCTGCAGCACCAGTTATGGTTGCGGGCGGAGGCGGGGGAGGAGCTCCTGTTGCAGAAGAACCAACTGAAGTAAGTGTTATTTTAAAAGCACATGGTGATAAAAAAATCGACGTGATCAAAGCGGTTCGAGAAATTACCGGTCTTGGTTTGAAAGAAGCTAAAGACCTAGTAGAAGCTGGAAATAAACCTGTTAAAGAAGGAATTTCTCCAGACGAAGCTAATACAATCAAAAAGAAATTAGAAGAAGTTGGAGCACAAGTAGAAATTAAAAAGTAA